The genomic segment ATCATTGGGAGCCATCCTAGATGTTACTTATCACAAATATGTGTCTTTCATAATAAATTTATCATCCTATTTATGCTTtactaaaattaaatgttaaCGTAAAGCAAACATTTTGTGATACAGGTTAGAAGCATATTCTGGGAATAGAGTCTACTAGTGCTAAAAAGATACATTGAGGTTAGAAATTGAACTCAGATCTCTAAATGCGGAGATATACAACTACTATGTCAACCAACAGAAAAGACTATTAGTTATTGTATCACTTAGGAATGTTTTCTGCTGTAGGTAACTGAAAATCTGAATAGCTGTGGCTTAAAAATAAGTGTATATATGTGTTACCCAAGAAGCCCAGAGATGGACAGCTACTGGCATTGTTTTTATAGGTTGACAATGGCAAAAGCACTATCTTTTATATTCTTGGCCTTTAAAACATGCATGTCACCTCCTTGTCACATGATGACTTCCCTACATCAAGGCAATACATAATTTAAGCAGGATAAAAGGGCAAAGGGCCACATCAAGCACCTCTGTCTCTTTTCATAAGGAAGATAAAGTTTTCCTGGAAGTCCCACCCAGCAGACTTCCATTTAGGGAGAACTGAGCCACATGTCTTCCTTAAACAAATCTCTTGCCAAGGAGACTAACACTATCCTCACAAGTCTAAACCAACCTAACTTATCTGTGAGATCAAAGGATTATTTCCATTACCTGAATAAATCAGAATTCTGTGGATGTTGGGCAGACAACACACAAGGTTTCAGTAAACACCTTGTATATTGTTAGTTATGTGTTCTATATATCTAATACATTCACAATTTCTACTAAGAGTCTAAAAAGATATTTCCACATATAAACAGAATATGCAAGCTTCATATTCTTTGAGATTCTAGTACTTTaagttttcttcttcaaaaataaaatgtccagatTTTAGGACAAAAAAATGaccctgaaaacaaacaaacaaaaaacccaaaaaacaaaaacaaacaaacaaaaaaatgaccctgtattttataaatcctgtgtacatataaaaaatgttttaaatatggtTATGACATACTTTTAACAAGATTAAACCTTTTTAGATTTATTACCTTAGTAAAGTATTATCAAAACACAAGACAGATTGCTTTTCTTGATGTCTGTTGCTAGATTTTTGTTGATTTATGTTTCTGAAATTATAGCATCATAAGTCAATGCTGCATAAAggaatttaatgttatttataaaaatctagTAATATAAACTGTTGATTCCTTATAAAGCATCTATTAAGACATAGAAATATCACTGAAACACATTCATGCCTTTGATCTTGAGGTCTGCATAAGGATTCTTGCCAGAAGGGCAACTTGTTCCATGGAttacagaacagaaaatcaaTTCTTGCAGACACAGGTCAACCTCGTCTGAGAcatctcattttaagaaaataaataacacctGCATCtcttggtgtttgtttttgttttaaatcaaatctCTAATTCCTCTTCTGCTCCAAATCTAAGTGAGCAGATAAAGTTCCTGTCTAGGTAAGACATACTCATTAAGGAGTAAGAGGAATAAGTTCCTGAAGAAATGTGACTCCAGAGTGACAGTTTTAATGAGGGATAAATCAGCCAATGATGGATGTGAACAATGAACACACTAGGGATTGTCAGAGAGAGGCACCATCACTTACTCAGCAGTAGCCCTATGGGACCTCTTGAGAGCAAGATGATGTTCAAGTTCCAATGCAAACCTCTCTGTCTTTTGCAGCAGCTACAGCAGCTAGACTGACAGGGGATGTGTAGCAGACAGGAGCAGAAGAGCCCAGTAGAGTTCCTAagcctgaattctttttttttttttttttaagattttatttatttatttgacagagagagatcacaagcaggcagagaggcaggtagagagagaggaggaagcaggctccctgctgagcagagagcccgatgcggggctcgatcccaggaccctgagatcatgacacgagccgaaggcagtggcttaacccactgagccacccaggcgccccctaagccTGAATTCTAATCCTGTGTCTGCCATACCTGGGAAGGTACCCTTGGATCCAGTCATCTGACAACCTTGGCCATTAATTTCTAAGGATTCCTTTAGCTTTAAACATCTAAGAAAATGctgaatcggggcgcctgggtggctcaatgggttaagccgctgccttcggctcaggtcatgatcccaggtcctgggttcgagccccacatcgggctttctgctcagcggggagcctgcttcctcctctctctctctgcctgcctctctgcctacttgtgatttctctctgtcaaataaataaataaaatctttaaaaaaaaaagaaaaaaaaaaagaaaatgctgaatcAACTGTGCTTTAGGTGATGGGGAATTCTGACCTAACGCTATATGGAATGACTGATTATCTAGCAGAACTCTGTTGAGTTCAGTGCATTACCAATACATATCAAAATgtgaaacaaagattttttttggaatattccttcctgttttcttcaCCCCAGGTAGATATTCAGAAATGTTCACGTTCATACTATAAAAAGGACATTTCTTCTAACTTCAAATAGAAGTAACCTTCAAGTCAATGCCTTAGAAGGTAATGAGAGACTTACAGGAGACCTGGAGATATGATTGGGGTAAATGGAGAAGGGATATGGTAAGAAAGATATAAGTTCCTAAAGATACAGTGTTGAGCACAGAGCTAGACCTAGGCCTGGGAATCAGAAGTTAGAGTTCTAATTTCAGCTTTTCCACTGGTTCATTTGGGACCTTGAGAATGTCTGGCCCATTTTAaaccttctgtgcctcagtttccttatttgccaGTTAGAGTGAGAGTTCTTGGCTGAGTGCCCAGGATTGTGAGAACACACTGTGCAGGGCCAAGAAAATACAATCAGTACCAAAAATCCAAAACATCCTAGTTACTAGATGTcctaatttaaaatggaaaaactatCAACAGTAATTCCTTTAATAATCAAAATGGGAATGTTTTAGGAAACATATCTATGTGGGTCAAAATTAAGCAAGTATGACTATTATAGGGGCTTGTAACCCCAggtatacaaaaacaaaatgagctCACAATTCGGGTTGAACAAGTTTCAGCTTTGCCACTTAACATTTGTGTAACCTTGAGCAATTTTTTAACTTCAAACACcaccctcatctataaaatagaaataatgtcaTGCATCTCAGAGAATTGTGGTGAAGATTGTTACAGGTGGAAATTAGTTCTTTTGAGCCATTGGTGCTTTGTGGTTGATAGTTTCTATTAAAATTCCCAATTAAAAAGCTTAGTCACCCACAGCAAGGAATTTTTAAagctactatttattgagcatttactatattgTAATGCTCTATACCCATGTTAAGCACTTTACATAAATTATGTCCTATACTCTTCAGAAAAACCTACTACTATTACTGTTACAGAAATGGAAGTAGAAAGTAAGCTTTATTTCTGGTTCCAATGTGTTTCCTTTACATGCCTTactttcttttgctcagctgcATCTAATGGGCTATACTTTTAGTAATCTCTAGCCATCTTAAATTTTCAGTACTAAAACAGCAACCAACTAactgaatatatttatgtaacatGTTATTTTCGTCATGTTGTTGTCCACCCCTAGAGACCTGCTCTAAATTTACTTGAAGGCAGTTAAGAATTTCCAATATGTTCGttgaaaaaatgcatttatagttacacttaaaaaaataaagttgtgatCAAGAAATCTCACCCACATTCATATGTCCACAGATCTTCATTAAGGACCAAattgtatatatgatatacataacCTCATTGCAACATTGTCCTTAGAGACCGTGTTTTGAGAGTTCTTACTGttataagaaaagtaaaattcagcaaattcttttttgttaataTGGTTTTTAATTGTGAAATAGTAAAGTTGTCttggagaaaatctgaaaaatatttttctaaagtgatGTGGTATTGAAGAAAAAGTCAGTATCTTTCAGACCAGATTCAAAACTCAAATCCACCTCTTATCTATCTGGACAATTTATTAACCTTTCTGAACCTTGAATTTTTCCTGTAAAGTGGGAGTAATCTATGAAGAGTTGATGTGAGTTAAATGAGAACAGTGTCTGATCATAATAGCAAGTCAACAAATGTTAGTAACTATCCCTCCCTAGGAAATGCATCTCAAGGCAGGCATAATTCATGTTCTGCTTTGTAAAGAGGTAGGAATACCCTAACTCCAATAATGTGCTCCCTGCCCTCCTTTGATAGTAGACTacctttactttttaataaaagtgaGGTACCCTCTCCCATTGTGCACTCAGAATGAATGTTCCCATTAAAGGGCATTCATGGACCAGGACTGCTCTTCTTTTGTCTGCTCTAGTGTATTACTTTTGGCTTCaccaaatatttttacataataaggtcatctttaaaaaaaaaaaaacaccactatTGGGTATCTTGAAATTGGATGAAGAAAAACCACAGGCTTTTATTCTTAATAGCTTTGGGAAAATACAGTGTCAGTACAAAACCCCATAGTGGACAATTAAGTAAAGTGCACAGAAATATCATTAAAGGATTGATCTGACTTGCCACATATTTCATGCAACCTTTTAAAACACACAagtaaatgtttttctctgagtCTAGATCTAAATAGGCAAAGAAAAGAGTTGGAATGAcaataaatctgttttaaaaatgaagttaattaTGTAAATGAAgtatatgtaaatgaaattacAATCATCATGCAAATGAAACATAATAGCAGAAATACCATTTTTTACATACTACCTTATTAAGGCATTGGACAatagatcaagaaacagaatgttctagaaaataaacttttaattattaGTAAGCATCATGTACTTTTTCCAAAAGAAGTTTTATTGTGTTGAATCAAAGGTGGCATACTGGCACTGAGAAGCTCCACGGTCACCCAAGCAAGACCTCATCCCCTAATCCTGAGCTTGCCTGGATTCCTGATGATGTTGGCAGTCATCAACTTGTCtagatttcaaactacattaGATCCCTTCATATAGCTGCCTTTGCCAAGCAGATGAGCTGGCTCTGTCCTACTGTTctattggtaattttttaaatccgTGCTTCAGTTGAGATTGTATAAATCCTTCTAGAAAGATAAAAGCTCTTGCGAATTCACTGTTTAGGTAGCAGGTACTGCGGAAGAGAATGCTCTAGGGAAATGTGTCAAGTTTGCATTCTGGTCCCACCACTGCTGTTTGCTTCCTGTTAGCAAATCACCTTCACCTCTCTAAACTTCTGTACCTTCTTTTGTAAAGGTATAACAACCCATCTTCTCAGATTGGTTTGAAATCCCAGATCATATAGAGACAATGCATGCAGAAGCACTTGGTTACTGTTAACTGCTTTGTACtgcaaattcatttatttgattactTCCTTATGGCCACCCAAAGGAACTATTACAGGATTCACTGGTGTGGACCACTGATATTTGTATCTGTCTTTATATTCAAAACTttactctgggggcgcctgggtggctcagtgggttaagccgctgctttcggctcaggtcatgatgtcagggtcctgggatcgagtcccacgtcgggctctctgctcagcagggaacctgcttcctcctctctctctgcctgcctctctgcctgcttgtgatctctgtctgtcaaataaataaataaaattaaaaaaaaaaaaactttactccGTTCGTTTAATTCAAAAATGAAGCTCTCCCTTAACGTGTTTTTAACTGCCTTCCTTTGTAACTTTCTTCTTGCTGTTAATGTCACCTCCGCTTTCCTTAGCTGGCAAATCAGAATCTCAAAGCTCATCTcaggcttttctctctccctaatcCTGAAGTAACCAAATCCTGTGGGGTCTTCCTTTAACATCCctgaaattcattcttttattttctttttcctggccaCAATTCCAGTTTGGGCCCGGTACCAAACTTGGGATATAACAACAGTCTCTTTGCCTTGAGTTTCTTTTCTCCAGCCTATATACTGCTGTCAAATTCATCTTGATAAATGACCACATTGAGTGTGGCTGCATTCCCCCACTCTACTATCTTCAATAGACCTTCCACtgtatgcaaaataaaattgagaCTGGCTTCAATCAGTCTTACTAGCTGTGCCCACACAGGTCTCGCTGCCTGCGAGACTCACTGTATCACCCTTCCTTGTTCCTGGGATCTTGCTCATGCCATTTCCAAAGtaccctcttccttcttctccaaaTCATACCCCATTTTCCAAGCCCTGCCCAAGTCCCACCACCCCATGAAGACTTCTTGAGTCCTCACAGCTCACAGTGATCTAATTTGCTGAAGAAAGTCTACCCGTGGAGTGTTCGGAGAGTCAGCAATCAACTATGCACTAATTACCCCTCAACACCATTTGTGTAGTTGTGTTGGAATACAATTAGCTTAGGTCATGTCATTTACATTTCACTGAGCGCCTAGTCTATTTATCCATGTTGCCAGGTTTTACTTAAATGCAGGAAGTTTGAAGAAACATGTGGAGAACATGTTAGAAATTCTCCTGGATTCCACCCCCAGAGATGCAGTAAGGAAGGTCCAGGTGAAGCCCAAATACCTGTTTCCAGCAAGTTCAGAGTGATGTTGATGCTACTGAGTACTTTCAAGCACCTCACACAGAACCCGTACATTAAAGCTAATATGTATTTATGGATACTCAGtagtgttttttcctcttttcttctactGTAAGCTCACattctgtcccttcttccttttaGATTGATTTTGAAGATGTGATAGCGGAACCAGAAGGAACACACAGTTTTGATGGTATCTGGAAGGCCAGCTTCACCACCTTCACTGTGACAAAATACTGGTTTTACCGCTTGCTGTCTGCCCTCTTTGGCATCCCAATGGCACTCATATGGGGCATTTACTTtgccattctttctttcctgcacATCTGGGCAGTTGTACCGTGCATTAAGAGTTTCCTGATTGAGATTCAGTGCGTCAGCCGTGTGTATTCCATCTACGTCCACACCTTCTGTGACCCGTTCTTTGAGGCTGTTGGCAAAATATTCAGCAGTATTCGCATCAACAtgcagaaagaaatataaatgacattttaaggaTAGAAGTatacctgattcttttttttttttccttttaattttcttggtgCCAATTTCAAGTTTCAAGTTGCTGGTACAGCAACAGTATATGAATGAATTTTCTTGGTTCAGAACAAAGAAATCACTCAGTTTTCATAAccattatttgtgtcttctgaGCTATTtcacctattttctttttttggtggtcttgatttttaaaacccatttaaaatttttttccttacattctTATTTGCATGTGGACCATTGTTTTATTGGCTGAGATATGGACCTATTGTTGAAAGGTAACTTGAGAGAAATATGAAGAactgaggagggaaaaaaaaaagaacaaaca from the Lutra lutra chromosome 11, mLutLut1.2, whole genome shotgun sequence genome contains:
- the CAV1 gene encoding caveolin-1 isoform X2, which gives rise to MAEEMNEKQVYDAHTKEIDLVNRDPKHLNDDVVKIDFEDVIAEPEGTHSFDGIWKASFTTFTVTKYWFYRLLSALFGIPMALIWGIYFAILSFLHIWAVVPCIKSFLIEIQCVSRVYSIYVHTFCDPFFEAVGKIFSSIRINMQKEI
- the CAV1 gene encoding caveolin-1 isoform X1, with protein sequence MSGGKYVDSEGHLYTVPIREQGNIYKPNNKAMAEEMNEKQVYDAHTKEIDLVNRDPKHLNDDVVKIDFEDVIAEPEGTHSFDGIWKASFTTFTVTKYWFYRLLSALFGIPMALIWGIYFAILSFLHIWAVVPCIKSFLIEIQCVSRVYSIYVHTFCDPFFEAVGKIFSSIRINMQKEI